In the Clostridium beijerinckii genome, one interval contains:
- a CDS encoding helix-turn-helix domain-containing protein produces the protein MKNILKELHEPCLNQYGFERVENVEGFNDIGMCYKVSSDIGKGYYWVYAKENLFSISIHDLVLYEDYFMKYQQPRYLSISYYDSVSGEELKPYKRINANCIRSRISENDLYQAIYHKSIPINSIDIDISPDYYEEYLNNKYPKGFQNSKNAFLNIDGLTDFPELIFSLRQIRNFKGCGDVAALYYEGKVAEIISLIAEKSKSLNDLKMEKTLSKQDIERLESVRAYIDDHFAFEIYLEDLAKIAYMGTTKLKYSFKKAYHCTITEYIQNKRMAQAEHLLSNTDFTISQIAQIVGYNHFGRFSNLFKRSTGLLPSEYRKLVTKS, from the coding sequence ATGAAAAATATTTTAAAGGAATTACATGAACCATGCCTCAATCAATATGGTTTTGAAAGAGTTGAAAATGTAGAAGGCTTTAATGATATAGGAATGTGTTATAAAGTCTCGTCTGATATAGGCAAAGGTTATTATTGGGTTTATGCAAAAGAAAATCTTTTTTCTATATCAATCCATGATCTTGTTTTATATGAAGATTATTTTATGAAATACCAGCAGCCAAGATATCTCAGTATAAGTTATTATGATTCCGTCTCTGGAGAAGAGTTAAAACCTTATAAAAGAATTAATGCTAATTGTATACGCAGCCGCATTTCTGAAAATGATTTATATCAGGCTATATACCATAAAAGCATCCCTATTAATTCTATAGATATCGATATTTCGCCTGATTATTATGAAGAATATTTAAATAATAAATATCCAAAAGGCTTCCAAAATTCGAAAAATGCATTTTTAAATATTGATGGTCTAACAGATTTTCCAGAATTAATATTTTCTCTTAGGCAAATAAGAAATTTTAAAGGCTGCGGAGATGTTGCCGCCCTTTATTATGAAGGTAAAGTAGCCGAAATCATCTCATTAATTGCCGAAAAAAGCAAATCTTTAAATGACCTAAAAATGGAAAAAACCTTATCAAAGCAGGATATTGAAAGATTAGAATCTGTACGTGCATATATTGATGACCATTTTGCCTTTGAAATTTATTTGGAAGACTTGGCCAAAATTGCTTATATGGGCACAACTAAATTAAAATATTCGTTTAAAAAAGCATACCATTGTACAATTACAGAATATATTCAAAACAAAAGAATGGCACAAGCTGAACATTTACTCAGCAACACCGATTTTACAATAAGTCAGATTGCACAAATTGTCGGCTATAACCATTTTGGACGGTTTTCTAATTTATTTAAGCGCTCTACCGGTTTACTGCCTTCTGAATACAGAAAACTGGTAACAAAAAGTTAA
- a CDS encoding energy-coupling factor transporter transmembrane component T: protein MSRLKKKCLSIDPRTEILLIFIANIVAFTNSFVYIEASEIIAIAILLCFCGCIKSAIKWCVFFIILLAIQYYLIEIMPTFLAIMFSILAVYARKLLPCMMIGELIIKTVPVRLIILSLRKWNIPQKVIIPLSITIRYFPAIKEEILHIRDAMKMRGVRGLRRKVECIYVPILISAVNTVEELSAAAITRGIENPKPKTSSVDMSFHLQDYLCIGIGVIFITGSMLHLGGIL, encoded by the coding sequence ATGTCTAGACTAAAGAAAAAATGTTTGAGTATTGATCCAAGGACGGAAATATTACTTATATTTATTGCAAATATAGTCGCATTTACAAATTCTTTTGTGTATATAGAGGCATCTGAAATAATAGCAATTGCAATATTACTATGTTTTTGTGGGTGCATAAAATCAGCCATAAAGTGGTGCGTATTTTTTATAATATTATTAGCTATTCAATATTATTTAATAGAAATCATGCCGACTTTTTTAGCAATCATGTTTTCGATTTTAGCTGTTTATGCTAGAAAACTTCTTCCGTGTATGATGATAGGAGAATTAATAATAAAAACAGTACCAGTACGATTGATTATTTTATCGCTAAGAAAATGGAATATTCCTCAAAAGGTCATTATTCCATTATCCATCACAATACGTTATTTTCCAGCTATAAAAGAGGAGATTCTGCATATAAGGGATGCAATGAAAATGAGAGGAGTAAGAGGATTAAGAAGAAAAGTAGAATGTATTTACGTACCAATTTTAATTTCAGCGGTTAATACGGTAGAAGAATTAAGTGCTGCTGCAATCACTAGAGGAATTGAAAATCCAAAACCAAAAACAAGTTCTGTTGATATGAGTTTTCATCTGCAAGATTATTTATGCATTGGGATAGGGGTTATTTTTATCACAGGTTCAATGCTCCATTTGGGAGGTATTTTATGA
- a CDS encoding MptD family putative ECF transporter S component, producing MLKKDKSKLQVKDLVTIGVFSAIYFVVNLIIMICGGISPIIWIFMPALIALLSGVIFMLMIEKVQKFGPVVIMAAITAIIYFATGQFTVVLLVTFASSSIIAELIRYMFGYKSFTGNLIAYAVFSLGMVGSPLPIWLFGNSFFESIIEQGMSSSYVDGLRNLTSFGMLIGMIISTFILALAGGIIGRSMLKKHFIKAGII from the coding sequence ATGTTAAAAAAAGATAAGAGTAAATTACAAGTTAAAGACTTAGTTACTATTGGTGTATTTTCTGCAATTTATTTTGTTGTTAATCTTATTATTATGATTTGTGGTGGGATTTCACCGATTATATGGATATTTATGCCTGCATTGATTGCACTGCTTAGTGGAGTTATTTTTATGTTGATGATAGAAAAAGTTCAAAAATTTGGACCTGTAGTGATTATGGCAGCAATCACAGCAATCATTTATTTTGCAACAGGACAATTTACAGTGGTATTATTAGTAACTTTTGCAAGTTCAAGTATTATTGCAGAATTAATTCGATATATGTTTGGGTATAAAAGTTTTACAGGAAATTTAATAGCATATGCGGTGTTTTCTCTTGGGATGGTAGGTTCACCACTTCCAATTTGGTTATTTGGAAATAGTTTCTTTGAATCTATAATTGAGCAGGGAATGTCTAGTAGTTACGTAGATGGATTGAGGAATCTCACTTCTTTTGGAATGTTAATTGGAATGATAATTTCAACATTTATATTAGCCTTAGCAGGTGGGATAATTGGCAGAAGCATGCTAAAAAAACATTTTATAAAGGCAGGGATTATTTAA
- a CDS encoding ABC transporter ATP-binding protein, whose protein sequence is MIDINNVSFKYSEKSRYNLKNINLHIESGECVLLCGKSGCGKTTLTKVINGLIPHFIEGVLEGKVISAGMDIADSKMYELSSKIGSVFQNPKSQFFNIDSDSELAFGLENEGMNPEYIKNRISDTISDLKINRLLGRNIFKMSGGEKQALAFAAIYAMNPEVYVLDEPSANLDINAIKILKSQLKKIKESGKTVVIAEHRIYYLADLIDKVIYMEDGEVSQVFKREEFLKLDENQRIKMGLRTIKPIVTKLSNHLKTAKPNLIVSGLSYKNDKKYIFKDMNFSAAEGEVIGVLGNNGVGKTTLMRCLAGLIKEGDGKIKLNEIFLSPKKRNKVCYMIMQDVNHQLFAESVWDECKLSKKKVEDNRVLSLLKEFNLEMYKENHPMALSGGQKQRLAIVTGILADKKILIFDEPTSGLDYENMCTVSRLIKSLSKEGHIIFIVTHDEEFLEITCDRVIQTCN, encoded by the coding sequence ATGATAGATATTAACAATGTTTCATTTAAGTATTCAGAAAAAAGCCGATACAATCTAAAAAACATAAATCTCCATATTGAATCAGGGGAATGTGTCTTGTTATGTGGTAAAAGTGGATGTGGAAAAACAACATTAACAAAAGTTATTAATGGGCTAATTCCACACTTTATAGAAGGCGTGTTAGAAGGAAAGGTTATTTCAGCTGGAATGGATATTGCAGATTCAAAAATGTATGAATTATCTTCAAAGATAGGATCTGTTTTTCAAAATCCTAAATCTCAGTTTTTTAATATAGATTCTGATAGTGAATTGGCTTTTGGATTAGAAAATGAAGGAATGAATCCAGAATACATTAAAAATAGGATTTCTGACACGATTAGTGATTTAAAAATAAACAGGTTATTAGGAAGAAATATTTTCAAAATGTCAGGCGGTGAAAAACAAGCACTTGCTTTTGCAGCAATATATGCAATGAATCCTGAGGTTTATGTTTTGGATGAACCATCAGCTAATCTTGATATAAATGCTATAAAAATATTGAAATCGCAGCTTAAAAAAATAAAAGAAAGTGGAAAAACAGTAGTTATAGCAGAACATCGGATTTATTATTTAGCTGACTTAATAGATAAGGTTATTTATATGGAAGATGGTGAGGTATCTCAAGTATTTAAAAGAGAAGAATTTTTAAAGTTAGATGAAAATCAGAGGATAAAAATGGGCCTTAGAACAATAAAACCCATAGTAACCAAACTTTCAAATCATTTAAAAACAGCTAAACCGAATTTAATCGTATCAGGATTATCATATAAAAATGATAAAAAGTATATTTTTAAAGATATGAATTTTTCAGCAGCGGAAGGCGAAGTTATTGGGGTATTGGGCAATAATGGAGTTGGAAAAACAACATTGATGAGGTGTTTAGCAGGTTTAATTAAAGAAGGTGATGGAAAGATAAAGCTCAATGAAATCTTTTTATCTCCAAAGAAAAGAAACAAAGTTTGTTATATGATTATGCAGGATGTAAATCATCAGCTTTTTGCAGAAAGTGTGTGGGATGAATGTAAGTTATCAAAAAAGAAAGTAGAAGATAATAGAGTATTAAGTTTATTAAAAGAATTTAATTTGGAGATGTATAAAGAAAATCACCCTATGGCATTATCAGGCGGGCAAAAACAGCGGCTTGCTATTGTTACGGGTATATTAGCAGATAAGAAGATTTTGATTTTTGATGAACCTACAAGCGGCTTGGATTATGAAAATATGTGTACGGTCAGTAGGCTTATTAAAAGTTTATCAAAAGAGGGGCATATTATATTCATAGTAACTCATGATGAAGAGTTTTTAGAAATCACATGTGACAGAGTAATTCAGACCTGTAATTGA
- a CDS encoding ABC transporter ATP-binding protein — MKEKSWISIILSLAKEHKHLMILSVVCGIASVAAGMVPYFGVANIIVMFFNDTKTFENILFWSAICLLGYFMKIFLFTISTLLSHNSAFHILKNMRRKVATKLMYAPLGSVMGETVGKLKNVMVDEIEKMETPLAHMIPEFTSNMLIPIGIFIYITYIDWRMALAALITIPLGMIPYLMVMKSYKKKYDKYMEANNYMNSTIVEYIEGIEVIKAFNQSTSSYEKYKNAVISFRDYTLDWFKSTWKYTSSAAAILPSTLLGVLPIGLYLYMEKEITAASFAICIILSLGIIEPILKLSDFINEMQIINYAVQATNDLLGLKELESTAKEVTFKDYDVEMKNVSFSYDESKENNVLDDVSLTLPQGKFTALVGPSGGGKSTVARLIARFWDVKAGEITIGGINLCAIPLEQLMDIVSFVTQDNFLFNYSILENIRLGNPSASDEEVFEAAKLACCDEFIRKLDYGYKTNVGDAGGKLSGGERQRIAIARAILKNAPIVILDEATAFTDPENEDKLQRSISELTKGKTLLVIAHRLSTVKDADNIVVLENGKVVMNGTHKNLLKECTLYCDMWNAHINSKKWAVGKELTKNQNLNKGVVGC, encoded by the coding sequence ATGAAAGAAAAATCATGGATTTCAATTATTTTATCCTTAGCAAAGGAACATAAACACTTAATGATATTATCTGTTGTTTGTGGAATAGCAAGTGTTGCTGCAGGAATGGTGCCGTATTTTGGAGTTGCTAATATAATCGTTATGTTCTTCAACGATACTAAGACATTTGAAAATATTTTATTTTGGTCAGCAATATGTCTCTTAGGATATTTTATGAAAATCTTTTTGTTCACAATATCAACATTATTATCTCATAATTCTGCGTTTCATATATTAAAAAATATGAGAAGGAAAGTCGCAACCAAGCTTATGTATGCACCTCTTGGGAGTGTTATGGGAGAGACAGTTGGAAAGCTGAAAAATGTTATGGTAGATGAAATTGAAAAAATGGAAACACCGCTTGCTCATATGATTCCTGAATTTACTTCAAATATGTTAATTCCAATAGGAATTTTTATCTATATAACTTATATTGATTGGCGTATGGCATTAGCAGCACTTATAACAATTCCTCTTGGAATGATACCATATCTAATGGTGATGAAGAGTTATAAGAAAAAATATGATAAGTACATGGAAGCCAATAATTATATGAATTCTACTATTGTAGAGTATATAGAAGGAATAGAGGTAATTAAAGCATTTAATCAATCTACAAGTTCATATGAAAAATATAAAAATGCTGTTATATCGTTTAGGGATTACACATTGGATTGGTTTAAGAGTACTTGGAAATACACATCTTCTGCAGCAGCAATTTTGCCGTCAACCTTGCTAGGAGTGCTGCCTATAGGTTTATATCTTTACATGGAAAAGGAAATAACAGCTGCATCTTTTGCGATTTGTATAATTCTTTCACTTGGAATCATTGAACCTATTTTAAAATTATCAGATTTTATAAATGAAATGCAGATTATTAATTATGCAGTACAGGCAACAAATGATCTTTTAGGATTAAAAGAATTAGAATCAACAGCTAAAGAGGTAACATTTAAAGATTATGATGTCGAGATGAAAAATGTATCTTTTTCTTATGATGAGAGTAAAGAAAATAATGTTTTAGATGATGTAAGTTTAACTCTGCCACAAGGAAAGTTTACTGCGCTTGTAGGTCCATCAGGTGGTGGAAAATCCACGGTAGCAAGACTTATCGCTAGATTTTGGGATGTTAAAGCAGGAGAAATTACTATTGGCGGTATTAATTTATGTGCTATACCTTTAGAACAGCTCATGGATATAGTTAGTTTTGTAACTCAAGATAATTTTTTGTTTAATTATTCAATATTAGAAAATATACGTCTTGGAAATCCATCAGCATCAGATGAAGAAGTTTTTGAAGCAGCCAAACTAGCTTGCTGCGATGAGTTTATCAGAAAATTAGACTACGGGTATAAAACAAATGTTGGTGATGCAGGCGGAAAATTATCAGGAGGAGAACGTCAGCGTATTGCTATTGCAAGGGCTATTTTAAAAAATGCACCTATTGTTATATTAGATGAAGCAACTGCGTTTACTGACCCAGAAAATGAAGATAAGTTACAGAGGTCAATTTCTGAATTAACTAAGGGTAAAACACTTCTTGTAATAGCTCATCGTCTTTCAACAGTAAAAGATGCAGATAATATTGTGGTTTTGGAAAACGGAAAAGTTGTAATGAATGGGACCCATAAAAACCTTCTTAAAGAGTGTACATTATATTGCGATATGTGGAATGCTCATATTAATTCTAAAAAGTGGGCAGTAGGAAAAGAATTAACTAAAAATCAGAATTTGAATAAGGGGGTAGTTGGATGTTAA
- a CDS encoding helix-turn-helix transcriptional regulator has product MINLKNKNQIDTIYRKGYGNLAEQLSFKKTTQNEEQIYEVPIKNGTGYIYQINPAPGVFISMCDWVAYKKIEYHYQVNQTFTEIYLLESGNISLVMNGKKTYSIPSGVNVYINNTSQGRICYKPNIPIKCICILLFDDFIRNNIGNKFIDNYINFEKTFSSKSINYNTPEITLLFLQIKQKLLCREKSRLYYESKIGELLSIIRSNFNKEEERLKSIHSKFPLNELKRLELVKLALDQNVANPPEIDQLCKIAAMGKTKLRESFKLFFNITIGGYIRQVKMKHSLTLMSNNQLSIQKIAASLGYSSTSKFSISFKKIYGQSPSEYRKNILLTS; this is encoded by the coding sequence GTGATTAACTTGAAGAACAAGAACCAAATAGACACAATATATAGAAAAGGTTATGGCAATTTAGCTGAACAACTTTCGTTTAAAAAGACTACTCAAAATGAGGAACAAATTTATGAAGTACCAATAAAAAATGGAACAGGTTATATTTATCAAATAAATCCTGCTCCTGGGGTTTTTATTTCTATGTGTGATTGGGTAGCATATAAAAAAATCGAATATCATTACCAAGTAAATCAAACATTCACTGAAATCTATTTGCTAGAATCAGGTAATATCTCTTTAGTAATGAACGGTAAAAAAACATATTCAATACCGTCTGGTGTGAATGTTTATATAAATAATACATCTCAAGGGCGTATATGCTACAAACCTAATATCCCAATAAAATGCATATGCATATTACTTTTTGATGATTTCATAAGAAATAATATTGGGAATAAATTTATCGATAATTATATAAATTTCGAGAAAACTTTTAGTTCAAAATCTATTAACTATAATACTCCTGAAATAACTCTGCTCTTTTTACAAATAAAACAGAAACTCTTATGCCGCGAAAAATCACGTTTATATTATGAGAGTAAGATTGGTGAGCTATTATCTATAATTAGAAGCAACTTTAATAAAGAAGAAGAACGACTAAAATCTATTCACAGTAAATTTCCTTTAAATGAATTAAAAAGATTGGAACTAGTAAAATTGGCACTCGATCAAAATGTAGCCAATCCTCCTGAAATTGATCAATTATGTAAAATAGCTGCTATGGGTAAAACAAAGTTAAGGGAATCATTTAAATTATTTTTTAATATAACAATCGGGGGATATATTCGTCAGGTTAAAATGAAACATTCATTAACACTAATGTCAAACAATCAGCTATCTATTCAAAAAATTGCTGCTAGCTTAGGGTATTCTAGCACAAGTAAGTTTTCTATAAGCTTTAAAAAGATTTATGGGCAATCTCCTTCTGAATATCGTAAAAATATTCTCTTAACTTCTTAA